From Chryseobacterium joostei, the proteins below share one genomic window:
- the tamL gene encoding translocation and assembly module lipoprotein TamL — protein sequence MSNTFHTYCKYLLVSGMASSVVSCSNTRFLKENQMLYTGATVKIENDTISKKEKKELQSALEANLTPKPNSTFLGMRPKLYFYNIAKEPKKDKGFNYWLKYKMGEKPVLLGDVDREFNKDIIENYSENKGYFNAKATYDTVSKNKKAQVIYTVRPGARYLVDGVKFQKDSTLINQEIQNLANKTILKNGRPFDLDVIKAERERIDNSLKERGFYYFHPDNIIVQADSTVNKNHKVELNVKLKENTPHLATQQFSIDKVVVFPNYNIQDVKDGKYSIPMDKDSLGKYAFDDIYVIDPQHKFKPKIFDRALYFKKGDLYNRSNHNLTLNRLISLGVFKFVKNEFVTSDSLSHKFDAYYLLTPRQIQSLRLEALGRTNSASYAGSELNLNWTHRNFFRGAEQFKASIYGAFDFQMGGAQDANNIFRAGTNVQLSIPRIVAPFRFHSSSEFVPRTNITLGYEFQNRTKYYTLNNFTGSFGYLWKENARKEHELKVIDITLVSPAKVTAAYEAMSEGNPAMKRIVERQLIFGPTYSYTYTNTMQPKTNTIYYKGTLDLAGNITGLATGADVKKDKERKIFGIPFSQYVKIENDFRFYHKFTEKSSLATRFIGGIAYPYGNSEFVPFSKQFFSGGSNSIRAFRARTLGPGSFDPRTIDPGTYFDQSGDIKLELNAEYRANLYKFLNAAVFVDAGNIWLLHDDKNRPGAKFTKDFLNEIAVGAGVGLRLDFSILILRLDLAMPLRVPYYEKGNRWAFDKINFGDSNWRKDNLVFNIAIGYPF from the coding sequence ATGAGTAACACATTTCATACATATTGTAAATATCTGTTAGTTTCCGGGATGGCATCATCTGTGGTCTCCTGCAGCAACACAAGGTTTTTGAAAGAAAATCAGATGCTATATACCGGAGCAACCGTAAAGATTGAAAACGATACCATTTCAAAAAAAGAAAAAAAAGAACTTCAGTCTGCTCTGGAAGCAAATCTTACCCCAAAACCCAATTCTACTTTTTTGGGAATGCGTCCTAAATTGTATTTCTACAATATTGCCAAGGAACCCAAAAAGGATAAAGGGTTTAATTACTGGCTCAAATATAAAATGGGTGAAAAACCCGTATTGCTGGGAGATGTAGACCGCGAGTTCAACAAGGATATTATTGAGAACTATTCTGAAAACAAAGGATATTTCAATGCAAAGGCTACCTATGATACTGTTTCCAAGAACAAAAAAGCACAGGTTATCTATACGGTAAGGCCTGGTGCCAGGTATCTTGTGGATGGAGTGAAATTTCAGAAAGATTCTACCCTCATTAATCAGGAAATTCAAAACTTAGCCAATAAAACCATTCTTAAAAATGGAAGACCATTTGATCTTGACGTGATTAAAGCAGAAAGAGAAAGAATTGATAATAGCTTAAAGGAAAGAGGATTTTATTATTTTCACCCTGATAATATTATTGTGCAGGCAGACAGCACTGTGAACAAAAATCACAAAGTAGAGCTGAATGTAAAGCTTAAAGAAAATACTCCACATTTAGCTACTCAACAATTTAGCATTGATAAGGTTGTTGTATTTCCCAACTATAATATTCAGGATGTAAAAGATGGGAAGTACTCTATTCCTATGGACAAGGATTCTCTTGGTAAATATGCATTTGATGACATTTATGTCATTGACCCGCAGCATAAGTTCAAACCAAAGATCTTTGACAGGGCTTTATACTTTAAGAAAGGAGATCTTTATAACCGATCAAACCATAACCTTACCCTGAACAGACTGATCAGTCTGGGAGTATTTAAGTTTGTAAAAAATGAATTTGTAACATCCGATTCTTTAAGTCATAAATTTGATGCTTATTATTTATTGACCCCAAGGCAAATCCAGTCATTGCGTCTGGAAGCATTAGGAAGAACAAACTCTGCAAGTTATGCGGGTAGTGAGCTTAACCTGAACTGGACCCACCGGAATTTCTTTCGAGGTGCAGAACAATTTAAAGCGTCCATATACGGAGCTTTTGATTTCCAGATGGGAGGTGCTCAGGACGCCAATAATATTTTCCGCGCAGGAACGAATGTACAGCTTTCCATCCCAAGAATTGTTGCACCTTTTCGTTTTCATTCTTCCAGCGAATTTGTTCCGAGAACAAATATCACATTGGGATATGAATTCCAAAACAGAACAAAATATTATACCCTTAATAATTTTACAGGATCATTTGGCTATTTATGGAAAGAAAACGCCAGAAAAGAACATGAGCTGAAAGTAATTGATATTACATTGGTTTCTCCGGCAAAGGTTACAGCAGCCTATGAAGCGATGTCCGAAGGCAACCCTGCCATGAAGCGAATTGTAGAAAGGCAACTTATTTTTGGGCCCACCTACTCTTATACGTATACCAATACTATGCAGCCAAAGACCAATACCATTTATTATAAAGGGACACTTGATCTGGCAGGAAACATCACAGGGCTGGCTACAGGAGCCGATGTAAAAAAAGATAAGGAAAGAAAGATTTTTGGAATCCCTTTCAGTCAGTATGTAAAGATTGAAAATGATTTCAGGTTCTATCATAAGTTTACAGAGAAATCTTCATTGGCTACAAGGTTTATTGGTGGAATAGCTTATCCTTACGGGAATTCAGAGTTTGTTCCTTTTTCGAAACAGTTTTTCTCAGGAGGAAGTAACAGCATCAGGGCCTTCAGAGCAAGAACACTGGGTCCCGGAAGTTTTGATCCAAGAACAATAGATCCAGGAACTTATTTTGACCAGTCCGGAGATATTAAACTGGAATTAAATGCGGAGTACCGAGCTAACCTTTATAAGTTTTTAAATGCTGCAGTCTTTGTAGATGCCGGAAATATCTGGTTGCTTCATGATGATAAAAACAGGCCCGGCGCAAAATTTACGAAAGACTTTTTGAACGAAATTGCCGTAGGTGCCGGAGTTGGTCTAAGACTTGATTTTTCTATTCTAATTTTAAGATTAGACTTAGCGATGCCTCTGAGAGTACCTTACTATGAAAAAGGAAACAGATGGGCCTTCGATAAAATTAATTTCGGAGATTCAAACTGGAGAAAAGATAATCTTGTTTTCAATATTGCCATCGGATATCCTTTTTAA
- a CDS encoding YihY/virulence factor BrkB family protein has product MINNIKFFWEVLKDTFTEWNNSSASKDSASLAYYAIFSIPGLLIIIIWVLGNFFGEEAIRGQISTQISGIMGPDVAKSIEGMLAGALIDKKNIFMKAIGVGALVFGSTTLFFQLQHTLNSLWDVESAPKKALIKFLLDRANSLGMILILGFLLMITMVLSSLISLFNTIITQYFGFETYLLVEVVNFSIGFGLVMLLFALMFKVLPDIQIAWKSVWRGAFLTTVLFTLGKFLLSLYFSQVKPTSAFGAAGTVILIMMWINYSCMLIFFGAKFTKVYTYKKGYKVTLSKHARWSAAKLYADSLKQTPGEKISNEKI; this is encoded by the coding sequence ATGATCAATAACATTAAATTTTTCTGGGAAGTCCTCAAGGACACCTTTACAGAATGGAACAATTCTTCCGCATCAAAAGATTCGGCAAGTCTTGCTTATTATGCTATATTTTCCATCCCGGGATTATTAATCATTATCATATGGGTTCTTGGGAATTTCTTTGGTGAGGAAGCCATCCGAGGACAAATTAGTACTCAGATTAGTGGCATTATGGGACCTGACGTGGCTAAAAGTATTGAAGGAATGCTTGCTGGCGCCCTCATCGACAAAAAAAACATCTTTATGAAAGCCATTGGGGTTGGAGCCTTAGTCTTTGGTTCTACTACCCTATTCTTTCAGCTTCAGCATACCTTGAATTCACTTTGGGATGTAGAGTCTGCCCCTAAAAAGGCATTAATTAAATTTTTACTGGATAGAGCCAATTCGCTTGGCATGATCCTTATTCTTGGTTTCCTACTGATGATTACGATGGTCTTATCTTCACTCATCAGCCTTTTTAATACAATCATTACCCAATACTTTGGATTTGAAACCTATCTGCTTGTCGAGGTTGTCAATTTCTCGATTGGATTTGGTCTTGTGATGCTGTTGTTTGCCTTAATGTTTAAAGTTCTTCCGGATATTCAGATTGCCTGGAAGTCTGTTTGGAGAGGAGCCTTTCTAACCACAGTTTTATTCACATTAGGTAAATTTTTGCTAAGTCTTTATTTCAGCCAGGTAAAACCTACTTCAGCGTTTGGTGCTGCCGGAACTGTGATTTTAATTATGATGTGGATCAATTATTCTTGTATGCTGATTTTTTTTGGAGCCAAGTTCACCAAGGTGTATACGTACAAGAAAGGCTATAAAGTCACTCTTTCTAAACACGCCCGATGGAGCGCTGCCAAATTGTATGCAGATAGCCTGAAGCAGACGCCCGGTGAGAAAATTAGTAATGAGAAAATTTAA
- the argS gene encoding arginine--tRNA ligase gives MNIKDIIEQKLSEVILNVYQLKDIKLEIQENKTEFEGDFTIVTFPLVKQLKKNPESIGVELGEALTEQTDIFESFNVVKGFLNVKVKNQLFVDNFRSVQNGFSTIEKKNATVMVEYSSPNTNKPLHLGHIRNNLLGFSVAQILKEAGYDVIKTQIINDRGIHICKSMLAWEKFGKGETPETTNTKGDKFVGNYYVEFDKNYKTEIADLVSKGITEEQAKKDAPMIKEAQKMLLDWENGDETVRNLWAEMNSWVYKGFNETYKRLGVDFDQVQYESNTYILGKDLIQTGLENGVLYQKEDGSVWCDLTDEGLDQKLLLRSDGTSVYMTQDLGTAVERFKQNNIQKLIYTVGNEQDYHFQVLFKILKKLGYEWADQLYHLSYGMVELPEGKMKSREGTVVDADDLMQEMYETAKSKAQELGKLETLSDEDKEVSYETVGLGALKYFMLKVDPKKKMLFNPAESIDFNGNTGPFIQYTFARIQSLLSKAEFAHKETADVTLNQFEKELIMQLANFKTIVAKSAETLSPALVANYVYDLVKSYNSFYQNNPILNQDDENIKQFRLNVSDLTAKTIKKSLELLGIGTVNRM, from the coding sequence ATGAATATTAAAGATATTATAGAACAAAAGCTTTCAGAGGTTATTTTAAATGTATACCAATTAAAAGACATTAAGCTGGAAATTCAGGAAAATAAAACCGAATTTGAGGGTGACTTTACCATTGTTACTTTCCCGTTGGTTAAACAATTAAAGAAAAACCCTGAAAGTATTGGGGTTGAATTAGGAGAGGCTTTGACAGAGCAGACGGACATTTTCGAAAGCTTCAACGTGGTAAAAGGTTTCCTTAATGTTAAAGTGAAAAATCAATTGTTTGTAGATAATTTCAGATCTGTACAGAATGGTTTTTCAACAATAGAAAAGAAAAATGCTACCGTTATGGTAGAATACTCTTCGCCCAATACCAATAAGCCGCTTCACTTAGGACATATTAGAAATAACCTGTTGGGGTTCTCCGTAGCACAGATTTTAAAAGAAGCCGGATATGATGTGATCAAAACACAGATTATTAATGATAGAGGTATTCATATCTGTAAATCAATGTTGGCTTGGGAGAAATTCGGAAAAGGCGAAACTCCTGAAACTACGAATACAAAAGGAGATAAATTTGTTGGAAACTACTATGTAGAATTTGATAAAAATTACAAAACAGAAATTGCCGACCTTGTAAGCAAGGGGATTACTGAGGAGCAGGCTAAAAAAGATGCTCCAATGATTAAGGAAGCTCAAAAAATGCTTTTAGACTGGGAGAATGGAGATGAAACAGTAAGAAATCTTTGGGCAGAAATGAACTCTTGGGTATACAAGGGATTCAATGAAACGTATAAGAGATTAGGTGTTGACTTTGATCAGGTTCAATATGAAAGTAATACTTATATCCTAGGAAAAGATCTTATCCAGACAGGTTTGGAAAACGGGGTTCTATATCAGAAAGAAGATGGTTCCGTTTGGTGTGATCTAACTGACGAGGGTCTTGATCAAAAATTATTATTGCGTTCTGACGGAACTTCTGTTTATATGACGCAGGATTTAGGGACTGCTGTGGAACGTTTTAAGCAAAATAATATCCAAAAATTGATCTATACTGTAGGAAATGAACAGGATTATCACTTCCAGGTATTGTTTAAGATCCTGAAAAAATTAGGATATGAGTGGGCAGATCAATTGTATCACCTTTCTTATGGAATGGTAGAGCTTCCTGAAGGAAAAATGAAATCCCGTGAAGGTACTGTAGTAGATGCTGATGACCTGATGCAAGAAATGTATGAAACTGCAAAATCTAAAGCTCAGGAACTAGGAAAGCTGGAAACTCTTTCTGATGAAGATAAAGAAGTATCCTATGAAACGGTAGGATTGGGTGCATTGAAGTACTTCATGCTAAAAGTAGATCCGAAGAAAAAAATGCTTTTCAATCCTGCAGAAAGTATTGACTTTAATGGAAATACAGGACCGTTTATTCAATATACTTTTGCTCGTATCCAGTCATTATTATCTAAGGCTGAATTTGCACATAAAGAAACGGCAGATGTAACTTTAAATCAGTTTGAAAAAGAATTGATCATGCAGTTGGCGAACTTTAAAACGATAGTAGCAAAATCAGCAGAAACATTAAGCCCTGCTTTAGTAGCAAACTATGTATATGATCTTGTAAAATCATATAACTCATTCTATCAGAATAATCCAATTCTGAATCAGGATGATGAAAACATAAAGCAATTCCGTTTGAATGTATCAGATCTTACGGCGAAAACGATCAAAAAATCGTTGGAACTACTGGGAATCGGAACAGTAAACAGAATGTAA
- a CDS encoding bacteriocin-like protein, with the protein MKNLKKLSIQNLKNIQGGSAPEWCTINGGCWDPIKKRCYAVDCP; encoded by the coding sequence ATGAAAAATTTGAAAAAACTGTCAATCCAAAATTTGAAAAATATTCAAGGTGGTTCTGCACCGGAATGGTGTACAATTAATGGAGGCTGCTGGGATCCTATTAAAAAAAGGTGTTATGCGGTAGATTGTCCTTAA
- a CDS encoding SusD/RagB family nutrient-binding outer membrane lipoprotein, which translates to MKKTILSLFIASMALISCERDITTLNDDTKNPATVNPEFTFASAELGLVTQMTSPSVNINIFRFFTQQWSETQYTDESVYNLPKRRVPDNHWNILYAQLLKLEQVKAATNTIADASLKASRIATIEALEIYTYSILVDSYGDVPYSQSIKVDQYPNPAYDDGKAIYVDLIKRADAALALLASTSAGGFGTSDAIFGGDKNKIKAFINSTKLRLGLNLADVDNALAKSTVESAVASGVVLTNADNIGLKFAASGPFVNPIFIEMVSSGRNDFIPSDVYLDAMNAESDPRRASYFTKAPSGQYVGGVYGSENVYGSFSHVNPEILKPDNYAYLFDAAEVNFMLAEAAERGYSVGGAAATYFTNGIKASMDFWGVSAIDRDAYILAHSYAALPGTWKQKIGNEAWIATHNRGFESWEFSRRLDFRVFVKPETRDVPTRLYYPINEGSVNGANRANACVKQWGSVNGDVQGAKVFWDKL; encoded by the coding sequence ATGAAAAAAACAATATTAAGCCTTTTTATAGCGAGCATGGCTTTAATATCATGCGAAAGGGACATTACCACATTAAATGACGATACTAAAAACCCAGCTACTGTAAACCCGGAATTTACATTTGCATCGGCAGAATTGGGATTGGTAACACAAATGACCAGCCCAAGTGTAAATATTAACATCTTCAGATTCTTTACACAGCAATGGTCTGAAACTCAATATACCGATGAATCAGTATATAACCTTCCAAAGAGAAGAGTTCCGGACAATCATTGGAATATTCTGTATGCACAATTATTAAAATTGGAACAGGTAAAAGCAGCAACCAATACAATTGCAGATGCCTCTCTAAAAGCAAGTAGAATAGCAACTATTGAAGCCTTAGAAATATATACATACAGTATATTGGTGGATTCTTATGGAGATGTTCCATATTCTCAGTCTATTAAAGTTGATCAGTATCCAAACCCAGCCTATGATGATGGGAAAGCAATTTATGTTGATTTGATCAAAAGAGCTGATGCAGCTCTTGCTTTACTGGCAAGTACTTCTGCTGGAGGTTTTGGTACAAGTGATGCTATTTTTGGAGGAGATAAAAATAAAATTAAAGCATTTATAAACAGTACAAAACTGAGACTGGGCTTAAATTTAGCTGATGTAGATAATGCTTTGGCAAAATCAACTGTTGAAAGTGCTGTAGCTAGTGGAGTAGTACTTACAAATGCTGATAATATCGGATTAAAATTTGCAGCATCAGGTCCATTTGTTAATCCTATTTTTATAGAAATGGTATCTAGTGGTAGAAATGACTTTATACCATCTGATGTATACTTAGATGCGATGAACGCAGAATCAGACCCAAGACGTGCCAGCTATTTTACAAAAGCTCCGTCAGGGCAGTATGTAGGTGGTGTGTACGGTTCTGAAAATGTATATGGAAGTTTTTCACATGTTAATCCTGAAATTTTGAAGCCAGATAATTATGCTTATCTATTTGATGCTGCAGAAGTTAATTTTATGTTAGCTGAAGCTGCTGAAAGAGGCTATAGTGTTGGAGGTGCAGCAGCAACTTATTTCACCAATGGTATTAAAGCTTCAATGGATTTCTGGGGAGTATCAGCTATTGATCGTGATGCTTATATTTTAGCTCATAGCTATGCTGCATTGCCAGGAACATGGAAGCAGAAAATAGGAAATGAAGCTTGGATTGCAACTCATAACAGAGGCTTTGAATCATGGGAATTCTCAAGAAGATTAGATTTTAGAGTATTTGTAAAACCAGAAACGAGAGATGTACCTACAAGACTTTATTATCCAATTAATGAAGGAAGTGTAAATGGTGCTAACAGAGCAAATGCATGTGTAAAACAATGGGGTTCTGTAAATGGAGATGTACAAGGAGCAAAAGTGTTCTGGGATAAACTTTAA
- a CDS encoding SusC/RagA family TonB-linked outer membrane protein, whose translation MKKLTTGLLVLVLSSSIAVANAQEKKDTLKTKEIEGVVVTALGIKREKKALGYASQEIKGDVLREGANTGNISSQMAGKAAGVQVVTSTNFGGASSVVIRGMKSIGGNNQALFVVDGVPINNNNSTISGAYTIFDGGNSISDLNPNDIESVNVLKGAAASALYGERASSGVVVITTKKGKSRKNDEWGVTLSTEYQYGEIDRSTFAKYQNKYGAGYGPASTFLKRDVDGDGVLDLVVGTSNDASVGTAFDPNLMVYQWYSLYPQLSGYHKATPWVAAKHTPVDFFESAQTTSNSVTIEKGNENGGILLNYNNFITTGVLPNSEQKKNTISAKFDYKVTDKLTATVYSSLTMQNTVGRNSTGYNDNILTGFRQWWQTNVDILQLKDAYFGTGGQNITWNPYGYDDPDNFQAPAYWNNPYFDRYQNYQSDYRTRFFGYGMLNYKVSNAVSITGRLSSDFAYQKTEVRKAVGSHPESFGIVPGLPSTLNPQANASSGYYLGNMYTNEINFDLFANYNKKFDNGINLGAVLGTSLRRNTIETTDASTQPDPSGAGLIVPGLYALRNSAGQVVPTQEFTATATLPRAYGQISLGYKDTYFLEGTGSVDKSSNLPSGNNVYFYPSISGSVVLSNLINQDWLSFLKVRGNWAQVGKTTDNFRLIDTQNIKNLYNGIPIVDPNSYKNNPNLKPERSTEVEVGMEARFLNNRVGFDVSLYKTNSKDQILLVPISGASGYTSKWFNAGELENKGIEVQLNLVPVKNENFRWDMNWNWAINKNKVLSLNEGMTNLQLGRAVNDVTFNAPAGEAYGQIWGTDYVYSPEGERIVDPNTGKYMITTSKTNVLGNIMPQYTWSVRNSITYKAFTFTFLIDGQQGGSVFSGDMLYGTDTGIYPETLAIREPGAILPGVVMQNGQYVQNNVPIKTMSGSLLRTGNYAAKEFVYDASFIKLREAAIYFDVPKNLYANTFIKGMKFGVFGRNLWIIHKNLPYADPEAGYTGGSATGVQGANLSRGYSIGAMPTTRTIGANFTVNF comes from the coding sequence ATGAAGAAACTAACAACAGGTCTTCTTGTTTTAGTATTGTCTTCTTCTATTGCTGTAGCTAATGCTCAAGAAAAGAAGGATACACTTAAAACAAAAGAAATCGAGGGCGTGGTAGTAACTGCACTCGGAATTAAAAGAGAAAAGAAAGCACTTGGATATGCATCTCAGGAAATTAAAGGAGATGTTTTGAGAGAAGGAGCTAATACTGGTAACATTTCCAGTCAAATGGCTGGTAAGGCAGCAGGTGTTCAGGTTGTCACAAGCACAAACTTCGGTGGAGCTTCCAGTGTTGTAATTAGAGGGATGAAGTCCATTGGAGGAAATAACCAGGCTCTTTTTGTGGTAGACGGTGTTCCGATTAATAACAATAACAGCACGATTTCTGGCGCTTATACTATTTTTGACGGAGGTAACTCGATTTCTGATTTAAACCCCAATGATATTGAAAGTGTTAACGTACTAAAAGGAGCGGCAGCTTCTGCTCTATACGGAGAAAGAGCATCTTCAGGGGTTGTGGTAATTACTACAAAAAAAGGAAAATCCCGAAAAAATGACGAATGGGGAGTTACCCTTTCTACAGAATATCAATACGGAGAAATTGATAGATCTACTTTTGCTAAATATCAAAATAAATATGGTGCAGGGTATGGGCCGGCTTCTACTTTCTTGAAAAGAGATGTGGATGGAGACGGAGTTCTTGATCTGGTAGTAGGAACAAGTAACGATGCTTCTGTAGGTACTGCTTTTGATCCAAATCTTATGGTTTATCAATGGTACTCATTGTATCCACAATTATCAGGATATCATAAAGCAACTCCTTGGGTAGCGGCAAAACATACGCCGGTTGATTTCTTTGAAAGTGCACAAACTACTTCAAACTCAGTTACTATTGAAAAAGGAAATGAAAACGGAGGTATTTTATTAAACTATAATAACTTTATCACTACAGGGGTTCTTCCAAATTCTGAGCAAAAGAAGAATACAATTTCTGCAAAATTTGATTACAAAGTAACGGATAAACTTACTGCGACAGTTTATTCATCTTTAACCATGCAGAATACGGTAGGTAGAAATAGTACAGGATACAACGATAATATTCTTACAGGTTTCAGACAATGGTGGCAAACCAATGTTGATATTTTACAACTTAAGGATGCCTATTTTGGGACAGGTGGACAAAACATAACATGGAACCCTTATGGGTATGACGACCCGGATAACTTCCAGGCACCAGCCTATTGGAACAACCCTTATTTTGATCGTTATCAAAATTACCAAAGTGATTACAGAACCAGATTCTTTGGGTATGGGATGTTAAACTATAAAGTTTCCAATGCAGTTAGTATAACAGGAAGGTTGTCATCTGATTTTGCTTACCAAAAAACTGAGGTTAGAAAAGCGGTAGGCAGTCACCCGGAATCTTTTGGAATTGTTCCAGGTTTACCATCAACGTTAAACCCACAAGCCAATGCATCTTCGGGATATTACTTAGGTAATATGTATACTAATGAAATCAATTTTGATTTATTTGCTAACTATAACAAAAAATTTGATAATGGTATCAACTTAGGAGCCGTACTAGGTACTTCCCTAAGACGAAATACTATTGAAACAACAGATGCTTCTACTCAACCAGACCCATCTGGAGCAGGATTAATTGTTCCAGGGTTATATGCTCTTAGAAATTCTGCGGGACAGGTAGTTCCTACTCAGGAATTTACTGCTACTGCTACACTACCTAGAGCGTATGGTCAGATTTCCCTAGGATATAAGGATACTTATTTCTTGGAAGGTACCGGAAGTGTTGATAAGTCTTCAAATTTACCAAGTGGTAATAATGTATATTTTTATCCATCTATCTCAGGATCTGTGGTGCTATCTAACCTTATCAATCAAGATTGGCTTTCTTTCTTAAAAGTGAGAGGAAACTGGGCTCAGGTTGGTAAAACTACCGATAACTTCAGATTGATAGATACTCAAAATATCAAAAATTTATACAATGGTATTCCAATTGTAGACCCAAACAGTTATAAAAATAATCCTAACCTGAAGCCTGAAAGATCTACTGAGGTGGAAGTGGGTATGGAAGCTAGATTCCTTAACAATAGAGTAGGATTTGATGTGAGTTTATACAAAACAAATTCAAAAGATCAGATTCTATTAGTACCAATTTCCGGAGCTTCTGGTTATACAAGTAAATGGTTTAATGCCGGTGAGCTGGAGAATAAAGGGATAGAAGTTCAGTTAAATTTAGTTCCAGTGAAGAACGAAAACTTCAGATGGGATATGAACTGGAACTGGGCTATTAACAAGAACAAGGTACTAAGCCTTAATGAAGGGATGACAAACTTACAGCTAGGAAGAGCTGTTAATGATGTAACTTTCAATGCACCTGCAGGTGAAGCTTATGGACAGATTTGGGGAACTGATTATGTGTATTCTCCTGAAGGAGAAAGAATTGTTGATCCAAATACAGGGAAATACATGATCACAACTTCAAAAACCAATGTACTTGGTAATATCATGCCACAATATACTTGGAGTGTAAGAAACAGTATCACTTATAAGGCATTTACATTTACTTTCCTTATTGATGGACAACAAGGAGGAAGCGTATTCTCCGGAGATATGTTGTATGGAACAGATACAGGTATTTATCCAGAAACATTGGCTATCAGAGAACCGGGAGCAATATTACCAGGGGTAGTAATGCAAAACGGACAGTATGTTCAGAATAATGTTCCAATAAAGACGATGTCTGGATCATTACTACGTACAGGAAATTATGCAGCAAAAGAATTTGTATATGATGCTTCATTTATTAAGCTAAGAGAGGCTGCGATATATTTCGATGTTCCAAAGAACTTATATGCCAATACCTTTATCAAAGGGATGAAGTTTGGAGTCTTTGGTAGAAACCTATGGATTATTCACAAGAATTTACCTTATGCAGATCCTGAAGCAGGATATACAGGAGGTTCAGCTACAGGTGTACAAGGAGCGAACCTTTCTAGAGGTTACTCTATTGGTGCAATGCCAACAACAAGAACCATTGGTGCTAACTTTACTGTTAATTTTTAA
- a CDS encoding ribonuclease HII: protein MELLQKWTDTYIEAGCDEVGRGCLSGPVVAAAVILDDNFQQNLVNDSKKLTFKTRMELDSYIKDNVKCYAIAELPPAFIDEHNILNASIHAMHRALDQLTITPELILVDGNKFHPYNYIPHQCIIKGDSKVLSIAAASILAKNYRDKLMIELHEEFPEYGWNTNFGYATKKHQEALIKHGPTIHHRQSFRLKYD from the coding sequence ATGGAATTATTACAAAAGTGGACGGATACCTACATTGAAGCAGGATGTGATGAGGTAGGAAGAGGCTGTTTAAGTGGGCCGGTTGTGGCCGCAGCTGTTATTTTAGATGATAATTTTCAACAGAACTTGGTGAATGATTCAAAAAAATTAACCTTTAAAACCAGGATGGAGCTGGATAGCTATATCAAGGATAATGTAAAATGCTACGCCATTGCAGAATTACCTCCTGCATTCATTGATGAACACAATATCCTTAATGCTAGTATTCATGCCATGCATCGTGCACTGGACCAGTTAACAATAACACCTGAGCTTATTTTAGTGGACGGAAATAAATTCCATCCCTACAATTATATTCCTCATCAATGTATTATTAAAGGGGACTCAAAAGTGTTATCTATAGCTGCTGCATCTATTCTTGCAAAAAACTATAGGGATAAACTCATGATTGAACTTCATGAAGAATTCCCTGAATATGGATGGAATACCAATTTTGGGTACGCCACAAAAAAACACCAGGAAGCCCTTATCAAGCATGGGCCCACCATACACCACAGACAGTCTTTCAGGCTTAAATATGATTAA